The stretch of DNA CAGCGTCGCTAAAGAAAAAGTCGGGTTTCTTTGTTTTCTCCCTCGCACCCATTTCAAATTATATAGCGTCCTCTCTGTCATTTTTAAAACCGCGTTTACATCTACACTCAAATGTTTAAGCAACGTTGTTTCAGTTCCTTTCTTATTTACATGATTTTCACATATTGTGTTCCCATTTGGCTTCACAGGACCTTTCCTAGGGCTTTTTTATGAACTATTTTGTGCCACAGGAAGAGTATCTAGAGGAaaatacagtcaggtattggttaacgtcgcatgggatatactctttccacccattaataataatgagtggaaagagtatatcctatgcgacgttaatcaatacctgactgtatggggaatttccatgaaaaaattttttgtttcactCACCTGATTTTGACATCGTATTGTAGTCGGAGAATGTCGGCAAATTGTGACATGTCATTTGTGTGTGGTGTGAAATCAGGTAAGTAAATacggtgttttttttatcaaaatcttccgcattttcttcaaattactCCTCCTGTGGCACAAAATAGTTCATATAAAAGTTCTAGGAATGATCCCGAGGTGCCAAATGGGAAGAAACTGTGTGAAAATTGGTGAACTAAAACAACGTTGCTTAAACATTTGAGTGTAGATGTAAACGCGTTTTTAAAAATGAGGGAGAGGACGctatacattttaaaattggtgcgagggagaaaacaaaaaaacccGGCTTTTTCTTTAGCGACGCTGAAGTATGGTTAACGCTTTATAGATCTTCTTTTTCGTCTTCTGAGCTTATTATAGACGTGATCTTTTGCCTATCTGATATGAAAACACCTATCAATTGCTTTGTAAATGATTTGCAATTCAATTGGTGATCCCTGTATTTAATTGACAATTTATGTAGAATTacgattagatttttttttgcacttggAATGCCTTCATTATTGTAATGAGATTCATTGGAACTCtttaatgagaattaaatttaattactcgcaatgattttgtaataaatttcaagGACACAGTGATGGAATTTCCttgaaagtgaagaaaactttattatttgcaaaagtgtttgttaatttttgaaatttcaaccAATTTTGCAGATCCTCGATCGCAGCCGCAGTATCCTGTATGTTGCATTGCCATCAATTTTGCTGCCAGCAGCGTCTAAACAATCATTCATCTCTCTTTTGGACTTTGCCGAGGAGAAACTCAAATGCAACAGCGTGATCCTCTGCATGAGGAAAGATCGCGAGGATCGTGCCAATCTTGTGCGAACGTTCCTCTTTCTCGGTTTCCAGCCACTTGCTCCTAAATCCGAATTGGCACCACAGGCCACGGATGAGGGGAACCTCTATCTTATCTACAACATCAATGAGGAGTAGGAAGGCAGATGAATGAGGGTTTGAAAAacctttttaatttcatttaatttaatattaatagtTCTGTCGCTGAAATCTTCTATTTAACAGCATctataaacatttaatttcattttgaaaaacttttttcctaTTACATTCACTTATTCTACACATaagaacatttatttttatttaatcacagcgctttaaaaaatatcaatgaacTTGTCAAATTATTAtctttatgaattatttttatcgtttttgtGATTGATTTCAAGTCAAAATTTTGCGTcgttttaagagaaaaattattaagaaaaaaatataaatcaaataTAATTATTGAAGTcatcattataaaaaaatattatccccTAAAAAACAAAGCATAACTACACttatatatttaatgaaaaaacaaaaacttgtatcagaaaaaaatgtatttgcgattttttgtagttttatgTAGTTGATGAGAAGGATGCTCTATCTAAggtatattgagaaaaaaaaaactttaaaaaatgtaaaaaaaaaattataaaaggtaccaaaaatctaaaaaaaaatttaaaaatctttaaaaagtggcaaacaaaaaaaatgaaatttacttGTAGTTTCCagaattcttaattttcattttaatcctttaattttttattagtttttttttgtatgagatctttttttttcaatcacaaTATATCATGAGttcaaaaatgttaaataaaagttttagatTTAAGAGAAATAACTAATAATGaagtttcaaattaaaataaaacactacaaagcaattaaattgttccgtgattaaaactttttctttttattcttatacctattttatgtttcttttattttatttcaatctataatttaacaaaaaaaaatttatattttttaagtaagaCGAAAGGAGGAATTGGGAGTTGAGTGATGATAATGGATAAACATTTTTGCAGAATCTGAATGAAATCGAAAAGTATTATTCTTGCAAAACAGAAACAactgaaacaaaaaataaaagaaactaaaggttctgcaaaaaaaggctaagaaaatataaaaataattttcattccgtttcattctttacaaaaaataacaaaacacaagaaaacacattttatttctcagaatatttaaaaactctgcatagtttcttttttaatgtagaaaaacaaaaaaaaagtaccagaaaaaattaagaaatatataaaatgaaatctttcaCTTTCACGTTCTTagacttaattttattaatgaagttttacatcttttttttggtaattatTGGATTGgagataaagaaataaataaagaagtgaaggaaatgaagaaaatattgaaatatcgCAATTATATATGTTCTTATGTATATTCAAAtcgcaaaacaataaagattGATTAGTATACAAAAAACAATGAAGTTTTTACTATTTTCTTCTAGAAGTAATAGAAAGAATGTACAGACCGCTACGACTAGTCTATGATGCTCCtgtgaaaatattgcaagGTCTAGGCTGCTGTTGCTCAATGTCCGCCATTTTTTTCAGACAGTTTCTGAAGTTCTGAACTATCTGGTTCAGAGCTTCGCATTCATATTAACTCAATTGCTAGACTCTATCCTTCCGAAAACTAACCTCACCTCAAAATGCTGAATACAacatgagaatttttcacattttctacTGCTCCGGCTCTCCAAGACCTCGGTTTTTTATTTAGGGATGCTGTAGTATGGTTTAGGCTTTACAGTATCCAGAAggataatattaaaaataaatataaatcgacgtgcccgaagattatgaaccatactcctgtgttaaaagacaGGAATATGGTTTATAATCTTCGGGtgcgttaaaaaaaatatatatataagtGTTTGCAGTAGCTCGTCTGCTACAGAGATAGGTCCTTTCGTGAGATTTTACGCAGACAGCAGACTTGTTGCAGTGAGAGATCTACAAACAACTAACACTTCATTAATCCAAGTAATTTGTTCGCATTTGAAAGTGAATAAGACGCATAAACGTGAACACTAACCCCTGTCAACCAAAGTTTTTATCGCAAGATATTCAACAATCATTTCATAAGCCAAAAAAAGATCAATGTCTGAAATGcgttaagagaaaaattgggaATGTACCGGAAGAAGAATACGATGAACATCGGTTGTAAAACTCTTTAGCccaaagaagagaaaaatgaaaacaacaTGTTATAATCCACAGATAATTAGATGATCTTCTTGTATAACTTGCAGAACGTCTTCAGTCTTTCGAGGGGATTTGCTTGACCattcttttttaagaaaaaattaaatgtctaCAATTTAACGGGCCGATGCAGCAAAAATGGAATAACAtctaataatttctttatacaTCTCATCAACTACTTCAGATTCTTTATCGTCTTCCTGGAATGTTTCATCATctaatttctctttcaatatatgtatgtattacaATTATCATTCTTATTAGAacttaaaagttaaaaattactGGCGGGAGATATTGAAAGCTTATCGCGGTTGCTGGAGCTTTTAAGATCGTATGAAACATTGCAAGTTGCATGCAATTAGTTGAACGAAACGTTGTAGAACGAGATGGCAtcagaaaaatactttcctctcactctggcattttgtgtaggtgagtttttttttgagtgtgtgcgtgaaatgtttgtttgaactttaacgaactttttttttgtttttccaaaaatgcgattttccttgtttttctccaaatttttgggcataaaatgcatttttagaacGCCTGAGGCACTTACAGATGCTCCCGCAGTCCCGGGGAGCCGCTCAGTGCGGGAATTGAGTCTggcagaaattttgacggttggggattttacacgcactttttttcccggaaatggatttttgtgacttttggaatttccgatgccaaaaattcaaaagtttcttcctggtcacaaaaaagttaatttcgctgggaaattcggcggagaacgcgagaaaattgcgaaaaactgaatgtaTGAGGGAGACGCATAGCAGtgaaatgcatccatctcattttctcttcaacaaaatgtaccaaaaagggcgccaaattcaaaaagtagtaaaaaaaaaacatgaatttttgtcttgaaatatttttttttatatttttgcaatagcTTCAATCACATtccgttaaaattaaaacaagtATTAGAGTTTTGCATTGATATCTGCCCTAAAACTAGTAAGAGGGATGTtaggttttttcttctcttttacttcatttaacttctctctctataaattgaattacaacAAAGTCCGCTACCAAAAATgacaatgaaatatttacagttttttttttccttttcttagCTAATTTTGTTCgttctaataaaatattttttaatgtaggtaatattttcatctttctGAACACTCTCAATGTGTGCCCTTTTGGGAGATGATAAGCAGGAGCCACACTGGAGATGATATACAGCTCCTGGATCGTCCTGTTTTAATCCGCAGTacaaagataattttaaaaattcttttttttggaatgagacaagaatttttcttgccAACTTTTTCTATCTTCtgtgaaaagattttctacGGGAAGAACATCCCAAATCTTCAACTTTCACAGTCATTTCAGATTAGAAAAAGACTTCTCCAGCtttcttcaatgttttgtttttcttctataaaatagcattttaataaattgaaaatataatattatttaaaaaaaaaatcagtatataacattttctaaaaaataaacaaaagaaaaatccgcaATAAACaaccaataaaatttcttttcattttataaaaaaaaagttttctaaagttttaatataataaatttaatttttctttaaataaaatctcctaaaatcattttcctcattctccattatttaaatattttttttatctcatttgtttttaaataaataaaattggctTTAATCCACGCTCACATGGCGATTAAGGGTGGCCGATGAAGTGAAAGAAAGATGATGCGTGATTTGTGACTCTCTGACCAGAGAGGTCCACTTttgttgggtttttttttttgcaagattgTCCCGTCGCTTTGCTTTAGGCGCGCACACCTTCCCTGGCTCAGTTGTGATTTGCAATGCCATTTGAGGCCTTCTTGTGACTCGTTCCGTTGCTCGTTAGCCGTTTGTACTCCTCAAAGAGCGTCCGGATGTCCGCGAGAGCTTGCGAAATTCGATCAGCAAAGCGACTGGCATCCTATGGAGGCAAAAGGTCaaacaattaattcaaaatacttCACACTTATCAGTGATAACGTCCCCTAAGCTGagaagaaagtttattttgacGCTAAAATGTGACGCAAAATGggtcaaattgaataaattccacGCAAATTGCTTGACCCCGCATCAACTTCTCTCACATATTGATTTGATTCACGAAGGAATACAATCCCTGAAGTGGCAAAGATCACTCACCGTGAGGTTGCAATTCTTCTTTGCGGaaatgtggaagaaaattaaatcctcCCCAGCCACAATGTACGAAACACCGTAACCATCATCAGCTACGGGTCCAAATCCACCACCAGCACTGATGTACTCGGGATTCTTGGAGAAATCAAACATCGTTGTCTGCCCATGGGGTGTCTGACTCGTCGACAGGCGCCATGGTTCACTGAGAACTTCCTTGAGGAATGGCGACTCCACCTCCAAGTACTTGGACACAACGTACAAGCAGAACAGGTGTCGATCAATCCCTTTGCCACACATTGCATCCTGATAGGCAAGCTGATGCCGTGAACATGCTGTTTGCATGAGCTTCACGCACTCCTCAACATTCCAATGGGGTTTCTTATCGATGGCACGCACAAACGCCGCCGATTCAATTGTGCACGGACGCACAGTTTCTGTTCTACCTTCGCGAAATAGGCGCGTCATGGAGGCCTCATACGTCAAACTGAAGCGTCCTGCATCGCGGAAATAGGCCAACTGAAGGGCCATCTGGATGTATGCATCCGGAGATACGCGGCAAGTCTTCATGAATCCCTTCCCGTAGGCATTGTGCATGAGGACCTTCAAATCGAGATCCtggaatgaaaggaaaattaaggaaCATTATGATTATGAATGATTATTTTAACGACCAATTTactttctaagaaatttttaattttagagaaatCTACCAAGTTCTTGTTAACCCTTTGTGAAgttctttgggtcataccCTGACTCAAatcgaaaaatattattcaaggATGGttctaattaatattattaaatgatTCCTTCACCATTATAAAGCTAAAAGTGATGATTCAGATTAACGACTGGATATGTTCTATCattgtataataattttatatagtaatacaatctctgaagggatgaaaaaatccaagagttccgtaccttcctcttttgaggggaacgtagatggcgcgcggactggtgcaaatttgggggtaagcgaaatgcaaggaggaccttcctcccattcacaagatcatttgctttcgagcgctcatggtgatcacttgaagggtcgcatgaactgagcgttttttctatatggactttttttctgtatgaacttttttctgtatgaactttttttttgtacctacgatgagtgggttgcagaagaggtgcacaaaaaagggctgaaggaagaaaaatgtacacggagttgagttcagatcttgcaacatttttggttgaacattagtgggaatgaacagaaatacattttctttcccttttgcacaatgagatcttccaaagtctcgaagagcacaaattttgtcttttcgagcaaaattctgcctcaaacacGCTGGCTCACTCAACACAAgctaagatttcttaagttttcttaacttttcttaagaaatcttaacttttcttaagaaatcttaacttttcttaagttaTCTTAAGatgtctgaatggtgaattttacCCATTTGGTTGAGAAGAcaaaatttgaaggaaaaaaaaattttaaaaaatttctcatttttccaaGGAATTTTGGGGTAATCCCAAAATTCACGTCTTTTCACTCTAAAACGTACAGAAGAGCCAGAAaacgcgaaaaactgattttggTATAGACTCGCGAAAAGTGTTGAATTTGGGGTTCCCTTTGGACTTTTGCACAACCGCACGaccgcacaactgcacaatcgcacaaacgcacaaccgcacaaccgcacaaccgcacaatcgcacaaccgcacaaccgcacaaccgcacaatcgcacaatcgcacaaacgcacaatcgcacaaacgcacaaccgcacaaccgcacaaccgcacaatcgcacaaacgcacaaccgcacaaacgcacaaccgcacaatcgcacaaacgcacaaccgcacaaccgcacaaccgcacaatcgcacaaacgcacaaccgcacaaccgcacaatcgtTTGTGCATTGTGCGCACAAACgcgattgtgcgtttgtgcgattgtgcggttgtgcggttgtgcggttgtgcgattgtgcgtttgtgcggttgtgcgattgtgcgtttgtgcgattgtgcgtttgtgcgattgtgcggttgtgcggttgtgcggttgtgcggttgtgcgattgtgcgtttgtgcgattgtgcgtttgggcgattgtgcggttgtgcgtttgtgcgattgtgcagttgtgcggttgtgcgtttgtgcggttgtgcatttgtgcgattgtgcggttgtgcgtttgtgcgattgtgcggttgtgcggttgtgcagttgtgcgtttgtgcgattatTCACCAGataattcaccattcagacagtctgaatggtgaatttcacccaatctCTTCAACATAATGATGCAGTCGATGATCTACttcaaatatctcaattaatgaattctaaattccgagcaacaaaaaatcacagctaatatgccgaaacatcgctgaaaattataaaaaatttggttcatagaatagaaaatagaatttcttttattctattatttttaatagaaaaaatttctgtTATTCTGGTgtagccaaatattgattaattatcttattttaatcaactcaatttcattttttgaataattatttttttttaaaatttttttttttcaaaacttacaTATATTTCCacagagttttcaaaattattaatttactcgcatgtagaagaaaatttttgatttaaagttaaatcaaaaaatgattgaaaaggcctttaaattttttttttatataaataaaagttttctattgcaaattttaaattcattagtagCAATATCAGCTTGTGTTGAGTGAGCCAGCgtgtttgaggcagaattttgctcgaaaagacaaaatttgtgctcttcgagactttggaagatctcattgtgcaaaagggaaagaaaatgtatttctgttcattcccactaatgttcaaccaaaaatgttgcaagatctgaactcaactccgtgtacatttttcttccttcagcccttttttgtgcacctcttctgcaacccactcatcgtaggtacaaaaaaaaagttcatacagaaaaaagttcatacagaaaaaaagtccatatagaaaaaacgctcagttcatgcgacccttcaagtgatcaccatgagcgctcgaaagcaaatgatcttgtgaatgggaggaaggtcctccttgcatttcgcttacccccaaatttccttaaaaagaccTCATGCGCCATCTACCTTCCCCTCAAATGAGGAAGGGCCGAAACGATTTGGGCACTTTCGCCCTTCTTTGTAATACTATGTGTAGATAGCAAAGGTTCTATGCAAAGAAATACAGACGCAGTCTTTAGTTTTCAGGTGTTATTTATTTACCGCGTGAACAACGTTTCGGCCAACGTTTTGGGCCTTCTTCAGGTTCTGCTGAATAACAATTtggacaaaaaatattaagaaaccggtgaagaaaaagtctaacaataattttaactGAACACGgaaatattgaataaacaaTTATTCAAAAGAACCTGAAGAAGGCCCAAAACGTTGGCCGAAACGTTGTTCATGCGGTAAATAAATAACACCTGAAAACTAAAAACTGCGTCCGAATTTCTTTGCATAAAGCTAAAAGATCAaccttttgaattattttttgattctATTAACTTATTTCTTTGTAGGCGAATTTTAGTgtcaaatttggaaaaaattgcTTCACTTTTAGCACTtttaaaatcaacaattttacCTATTTTATAATTCTATTTTGGCTCCAATCGGCATAAATCTTATAAATATACttaatacaaaagaaaaaaaaaacatggaaaCCTCGAAAGTTTAACCTTTTCAGGTCCGTTGTCAATCTAGCAAGTTGATTgaaccaaaaataatttttaggggttcctttgtgttaaaataagacatttttggcaaaaaaaaaattccaactcaaaaattttcggtcAGGGATTAACTACACAAAATCAAACGTTTTTAAAATCGAGTCTTTGGGTCAGCCAAAGATCTGTTTGGACCTGACAGCATTAACCGATAAAGcttcaaaaaagcttttccaaacTTTCGGGAAAATCCATAAAgtggattttttatttgactcAAAtgtgtaggggagggcggggctaaaaaagtcacttaaggggttagaaaaagcctaaaatatcatatttcctagttaaatagaacaaaatgatctgagaaagagttaaaGGGCagttttcctaaagaaatgaactatacatttcgctttatatatttaggaaatatgatattttgagctctttctaaacccttaagtgatttttttaaccccggtctcccctataaatTAGCCCATAATGAGTTCGTAAATAGCAAGCTTATTCAAAATCACCCCAGTAGTTTAGGTATGGTcgtcaaagggttaattttaattgtcttTCTCTGTTTAAGTTTTAATTCAAGTTCAGAGCAATTAAGAACTGCACTGATCTCTTatttttcatgtattttttgtttctcttttattaaaaaagctcaatgtCAATAAAGACCGTAAATAAACCTTTAAACTCTATTGAgcagcaaaaattttccagcaaacaattcttaaaaataattgaagagaaaaaaatggaaaaatatcattcGTCATGATGTCagagaagaatataaaataaaataatactgTACGATGGATTTGTTCTCGTGTATGGTGAGTCTAATTACgtgttttgcattttagaaCGTTACTAATTCAACGTAGAACAGTCAGTTCAGCGATCGTCCTTGACTGTCTGTTTAACCATACAAATTGAGTTTTGTGCTAAATAAGAATGAAAACTAAGctgtaattatttatttaaattattgtcaAACACGGCATGacatttaaatacttttccaTCAAAGTCTTTAttcttctctcattttttttttattgacttgaatgcaattttgggttaaagaaaaaactaaaagtctTAAAAGGGGTTAACTACTCACATTTAATACTAATTGCGCAGCTTCGTGCGCTTCTTCGATGGCTGTTAAACACACTGGATTCTTTAAGTCCCACGCCAATCTCGTTGGGGTTGGTGGTTGGAACTCAGGTGTCCCCAAACAATTTCCTTTCTCATCAtatctgcaatttttttgcacaagaaaaattttatttcatggaaaaaataatagttttggaagtttaataaataattggcGGTATTCTgggataaatataaagatcaaaataaagaaaaaaaccaagatttggtattctagtttaaaattccaagaaatttttaagataatcttggaaattcaaaatatttcaagatttggtattctaagatagagatttacagtcgaaccataacctaaaaatcttgtttcttcatacaacttccaagacttttagtattctgagatacgaatcaaaatcaaaataaaga from Lutzomyia longipalpis isolate SR_M1_2022 chromosome 1, ASM2433408v1 encodes:
- the LOC129797670 gene encoding ornithine decarboxylase antizyme, which encodes MSSSSSSTPDVPTSRTDHDKASFSTDCNRKTSLDSTSSSECSDIEYNDTSCYYNDDYNDILKRILNKQHPVRISLKLYVTENTYSIWDTILDRSRSILYVALPSILLPAASKQSFISLLDFAEEKLKCNSVILCMRKDREDRANLVRTFLFLGFQPLAPKSELAPQATDEGNLYLIYNINEE